Proteins found in one Triticum aestivum cultivar Chinese Spring chromosome 4D, IWGSC CS RefSeq v2.1, whole genome shotgun sequence genomic segment:
- the LOC123100198 gene encoding uncharacterized protein isoform X2, giving the protein MTGEDAVMAAAASSECSSGCQSGWTTYLDDDTSSYSRGGTTARLHGGKGQRCRSSCRSEEAEEDDLSMISDASSGPRQQYSAGSDEGAAALANAQRAERRCRAKEPAAARRQSKMVAAVASTLLEDTASSPAFFKHSKVMGSPEANGYGGAAGSTMEFSNAADFSSTFFSTTGFESPLSGSPLGSYLQVQYPPAPAKPMPTRQACRDGSDKMARW; this is encoded by the exons ATGACGGGGGAGGACGCGGTCATGGCCGCCGCGGCGAGCTCCGAGTGCAGCAGCGGCTGCCAGTCCGGCTGGACCACCTACCTGGACGACGACACCTCCTCCTACTCCCGCGGCGGCACCACCGCGCGGCTCCACGGCGGCAAGGGGCAGCGGTGCCGCTCGTCCTGCCGctccgaggaggcggaggaggacgaCCTGTCCATGATCTCCGACGCCTCCTCCGGGCCGCGCCAGCAGTACTCAGCCGGCTCCGATGAAGGCGCGGCCGCGCTGGCCAATGCACAACGTGCGGAGAGGAGGTGCAGGGCAAAGGAGCctgcggcggcgaggcggcagAGCAAGATGGTCGCCGCCGTCGCGTCGACTCTGCTCGAGGACACGGCCAGCTCGCCGGCCTTCTTCAAGCACTCCAAG GTGATGGGCTCCCCGGAGGCCAATGGCTACGGCGGCGCGGCCGGGTCGACGATGGAATTCAGCAATGCAGCCGACTTctcctccaccttcttctccaCGACGGGCTTCGAG TCTCCCTTGAGCGGATCTCCTCTGGGCAGCTACCTGCAAGTGCAGTACCCCCCTGCTCCTGCCAAGCCGATGCCCACAAGACAG GCTTGCAGAGACGGGAGTGACAAGATGGCGAGGTGGTGA
- the LOC123100198 gene encoding protein SOB FIVE-LIKE 5 isoform X1, producing MTGEDAVMAAAASSECSSGCQSGWTTYLDDDTSSYSRGGTTARLHGGKGQRCRSSCRSEEAEEDDLSMISDASSGPRQQYSAGSDEGAAALANAQRAERRCRAKEPAAARRQSKMVAAVASTLLEDTASSPAFFKHSKQVMGSPEANGYGGAAGSTMEFSNAADFSSTFFSTTGFESPLSGSPLGSYLQVQYPPAPAKPMPTRQACRDGSDKMARW from the exons ATGACGGGGGAGGACGCGGTCATGGCCGCCGCGGCGAGCTCCGAGTGCAGCAGCGGCTGCCAGTCCGGCTGGACCACCTACCTGGACGACGACACCTCCTCCTACTCCCGCGGCGGCACCACCGCGCGGCTCCACGGCGGCAAGGGGCAGCGGTGCCGCTCGTCCTGCCGctccgaggaggcggaggaggacgaCCTGTCCATGATCTCCGACGCCTCCTCCGGGCCGCGCCAGCAGTACTCAGCCGGCTCCGATGAAGGCGCGGCCGCGCTGGCCAATGCACAACGTGCGGAGAGGAGGTGCAGGGCAAAGGAGCctgcggcggcgaggcggcagAGCAAGATGGTCGCCGCCGTCGCGTCGACTCTGCTCGAGGACACGGCCAGCTCGCCGGCCTTCTTCAAGCACTCCAAG CAGGTGATGGGCTCCCCGGAGGCCAATGGCTACGGCGGCGCGGCCGGGTCGACGATGGAATTCAGCAATGCAGCCGACTTctcctccaccttcttctccaCGACGGGCTTCGAG TCTCCCTTGAGCGGATCTCCTCTGGGCAGCTACCTGCAAGTGCAGTACCCCCCTGCTCCTGCCAAGCCGATGCCCACAAGACAG GCTTGCAGAGACGGGAGTGACAAGATGGCGAGGTGGTGA